A stretch of Nonomuraea africana DNA encodes these proteins:
- a CDS encoding type II secretion system F family protein — translation MIAALCAALALWLWTGPTHARLRLARLFGAPPPRQWPSLWASVRRPSAARRAEAWRVASIELCLALSAELAAGRTSGEALTRALAAVDLPDPLRPLAAAARDGGDVAAAFREVAPAQGGEGLLRLAACWEVSVSVGAGLSGLVDRVGVALRAAQAHRAEVSAQLAGPRATARMLAALPALGLLMAAGLGMNPVGFLFGSVPGVACLVVGVALDACGLWWTHRMSSKAEAA, via the coding sequence GTGATCGCCGCACTCTGCGCCGCGCTGGCCCTCTGGCTGTGGACCGGGCCCACGCATGCCCGCCTCCGCCTCGCCCGTCTCTTCGGCGCGCCGCCCCCACGGCAGTGGCCCTCGCTCTGGGCGAGCGTCAGACGCCCCTCCGCCGCGCGCAGGGCCGAGGCGTGGCGCGTGGCCTCCATCGAGCTGTGCCTGGCGCTCTCCGCCGAGTTGGCCGCCGGCCGTACATCAGGAGAGGCCCTCACCCGCGCCCTCGCGGCGGTCGACCTCCCGGACCCGCTGCGCCCCTTGGCGGCGGCGGCCCGCGACGGCGGCGACGTGGCGGCCGCCTTCCGCGAGGTGGCGCCCGCCCAGGGCGGCGAAGGACTGCTGCGGCTGGCGGCGTGCTGGGAGGTCAGCGTGTCGGTCGGCGCGGGGCTGTCGGGACTCGTCGACCGGGTGGGCGTCGCCCTGCGCGCCGCCCAGGCGCACCGAGCCGAGGTGTCGGCCCAGCTCGCCGGTCCCAGAGCGACGGCCAGGATGCTCGCCGCCCTGCCCGCCCTCGGGCTCCTCATGGCGGCAGGGCTCGGGATGAACCCGGTCGGATTCCTGTTCGGCAGCGTCCCTGGGGTGGCCTGCCTCGTCGTCGGCGTGGCCCTCGACGCCTGCGGCCTGTGGTGGACCCATCGCATGTCATCCAAGGCGGAGGCCGCATGA
- a CDS encoding type II secretion system F family protein, with protein MSMLLAAVACAFMATWLWFPANGPAERLAALRPPGGQARVPSAGTDEWFPPRAVHGRRLDRGALVPGSCAGLVVFVLVGGVAGAIAGPVVGGVVTVLVHKKAAGPHLRRDRDRIAADLPFATDLMVACLQSGQPVSTATEIAATAIGGPLGQRLTWISGQLRLGADPEPVWMVLAREPSMGPLARAMSRAAQSGAPVADVLTRLADDARQASRMASLAAARRVGVQAVAPLGLCFLPAFVLLGIIPVVAGLASGVLIP; from the coding sequence ATGAGCATGCTGCTGGCCGCCGTCGCCTGTGCCTTCATGGCGACCTGGCTGTGGTTTCCTGCGAACGGCCCGGCGGAACGGCTGGCCGCTCTGCGTCCACCTGGAGGTCAGGCGCGCGTTCCTTCGGCGGGAACGGACGAGTGGTTTCCTCCGCGTGCCGTCCATGGGCGTCGCCTCGACCGGGGTGCGCTCGTGCCCGGCTCGTGCGCGGGGCTCGTCGTGTTCGTGCTCGTGGGCGGCGTCGCCGGCGCGATCGCCGGGCCTGTCGTGGGCGGGGTGGTCACCGTACTCGTCCACAAGAAGGCCGCCGGCCCCCATCTCCGCCGCGACCGTGACCGGATCGCCGCCGACCTGCCGTTCGCCACGGACCTCATGGTCGCCTGCCTTCAGTCGGGACAACCCGTCAGCACGGCCACCGAGATCGCCGCCACGGCGATCGGCGGGCCACTCGGGCAGCGCCTGACCTGGATCAGCGGCCAACTCCGCCTGGGGGCCGACCCTGAGCCCGTGTGGATGGTGCTGGCCCGCGAGCCGTCCATGGGGCCGCTGGCGCGGGCCATGTCGCGCGCGGCGCAGAGCGGGGCTCCGGTGGCGGACGTGCTCACCCGCCTCGCTGACGACGCCCGGCAGGCGTCTCGCATGGCTTCCCTGGCCGCGGCCCGTCGGGTGGGCGTCCAGGCGGTGGCGCCGTTGGGGTTGTGCTTCCTGCCGGCCTTCGTGCTGCTGGGGATCATCCCGGTGGTGGCAGGCTTGGCCAGCGGCGTCCTGATCCCTTAG
- a CDS encoding DUF4244 domain-containing protein, translating into MRKPSTVTPVVRLRRALSTWWTGRTAAAARLGLDRGMSTAEYAVGTIAACGFAALLFKVVTSTEVQEMLTTLVNRALNTAG; encoded by the coding sequence ATGCGCAAGCCATCCACCGTCACGCCCGTCGTCCGGCTCCGACGCGCCCTGTCCACCTGGTGGACCGGCCGTACCGCAGCGGCCGCTCGCCTGGGCCTCGACCGTGGCATGTCGACCGCCGAATACGCCGTCGGCACCATCGCCGCATGCGGATTCGCGGCCCTGCTCTTCAAGGTCGTCACCAGTACAGAGGTCCAGGAGATGCTCACCACGCTCGTCAACCGCGCCCTGAACACCGCAGGCTGA